The genomic DNA GTTATGATGGTTCTTTAATACAGGCATTTTTTCATAGTAATTCTGGTGGCTATACTGAAGCTTGTGAAAATGTGTGGTTAGAATCCTTACCATATTTGCAGCCAGTAGCTACTCCTGAAGATTCGGTAGCCCTACAGTCGGATTTGGCTGGTTCTTGGGCTGCGGAAACTTATTTATGGGAAAAAACTTTTACACGGCAAAGCTTAAAAGAACAGCTAGATAAATGGAATAGGACTAATCCACGAGATGTAATTCAAGTAGGTGAAATTAAAGGTATTACTGTACAAAGATGGGCCCTTGATCCACTAAAACGAGAATTTTTAGCCCGAGAGACGGCTTCTGGACGTGTAACTCAGTTGAATTTTGTGGGAACCAGAGGTACTAAAAGTTTTTATCGGGATCAAATTCGTTCTGTGCTGGGATTACGCAGTACTTTATTTGAAATAATTTGTGATTCTTCGGTCAAGATTTGGAATGCTTTTGGTCAGCTAGATGAGATTAATGATGTTTCTAATTTGGTGGCCATAACTGCTGATGGTTATCAAGCCAAATTAAATGGTAATCAGAAAGATTATTATATTTGGGGTGCAAAAGGATTACAAGTAGTACCTAAGGAATTCTTCAGTATTACTTTTCGGGGTAAAGGCTATGGTCATGGTTTAGGTATGAGTCAATGGGGTGCATGGGGAATGGCTTTACGTGGGGCCAGCTGTGAAGAAATTATTGAGCATTTTTATAATCAGAATAAAAATGATGGGCACTTAAGTATTGAGCCAATTTTTTAGAAGGGATGTTTATGCATATCTCAGAATTTGATTATGATTTACCATCAGAATTAATTGCTCAGGAACCTCTTGGGCGGCGTGATGCTTCACGCCTTTTAGTTTTGGAACGTCAAACAGGTAAAATCACTCAAAGGCAATTTGCGGATTTGTTAAGTTATTTAAAACCCGGTGATCTTTTGGTTAGTAATAAGACTAAAGTTATTCCGGCACGTTTATATGGTAGAAGAGAAAAGACAGGTGCTTTAATAGAAGTCTTATTATTAAAGCAAATTAAAGCAAGGCACTGGGAAGTTTTAGTTCGTCCCGGGAAAAAGGCTAGACCTGGTACGCGTATTATTTTTAAAGCTGGTTTATTGGAAGGAAAAGTTATTGAAACCACCTCTTTTGGTGGTAGAATAATTGAATTTAATTATGAAGGTGTCTTTTTGGAAATTTTAGAGTATTTAGGTAAACCGCCTTTACCTCCTTATATAAAAAAAGAAATAGATAGTTTAGAAAGATATCAGACTGTTTATGCCCGGGAACCGGGATCTGCCGCCGCACCCACGGCGGGTCTTCATTTTACTTTACCTTTATTACAAGCAATTCGTGAACAAGGAATAGAATGGCAGGAAATTTTATTACATGTAGGTCTAGATACTTTTCGTCCGGTAAAAGAAACCCTGATTGAAAAACACCGTATGCACTCCGAATATTTTGCTATTTCGGAAGCAGCAGCCGTAAAAATTAATCAGGCTTTGCAGGAAAAAAGAAGAATTATTGCTGTAGGCACAACTACTGTACGAACATTGGAAAGTGCTTTTCAAATTGGAGAAATAAAAGCAGGGGAAGGTTGGACTAATTTGTTTATTTATCCGGGTTATGAGTTTAAAGTGATTTCGGGATTAATTACTAATTTTCATTTGCCTAAATCAACATTATTAATGATGGTTTGTGCTTTTGCCGGCAGGGAAAATGTTTTACGTGCTTATCGGGAAGCAATCAAGAATAGGTACCGTTTTTTCAGTTTTGGGGATGCTATGTTAATTATTTAAAAAGGGGGTGTAAGATTTAGTGTTTTCTTTTGAAGTAATTAAGGAAAGTAAAAAAACCAAGGGTAGATTAGGGAAAATAATTACAGGTCATGGTGAAATTAAAACTCCTGTTTTTATGCCTGTTGGTACACAGGCTACGGTTAAAAGCATGACACCGGAGGAATTAAAAGCCATAGGTGCGGAAATTATTTTAAGTAATACTTATCATCTTTATTTAAGGCCTGGTCATCAATTAATTGAACAAGCTGGTGGGCTGCATCGGTTTATGAATTGGCCGCGACCCATTCTTACTGATAGTGGTGGGTTTCAGGTTTTTAGTTTAAGTAAATTACGTAAAATAAGTGAAAATGGAGTGGAATTTAGATCACATTTAGATGGTTCTAAACATTTTTTTACACCGGAAAAAGTTATGGAAATAGAGATGGCTTTGGGTGCTGATATTATCATGACGTTTGATGAGTGTGTGGCTTATCCCCAGGATTATGATTATGTTAAAGAATCCACTTTGCGGACTTCGCGTTGGGCGGAGCGCTGTTTAAAAGCACATCATAAAAAAGAACAGGCACTTTTTGGTATAGTGCAGGGCGGTATTTTTGAAGATTTACGTAAAATTAGTGTACAAGATTTGGCAGCTATGGATTTTCCCGGATATGGAATTGGTGGCTTAAGTATTGGGGAGCCAAAAGAGTTAATGTATACTATTTTGGAGAAAACTACTGAGCTTTTGCCTGTTGATAAACCGCGTTATTTAATGGGGGTGGGAACCCCGGAGGATTTAATTGAAGGGGTTATAAGGGGAGTTGATATGTTTGACTGTGTTTTACCGACGCGAATTGCTCGTAATGGCACAGTTTTTACCCAGAAAGGCAAAGTAGTGGTGCGTAATGCACGTTATAAAAAAGATTTTACACCTTTAGATCCTCACTGTAATTGTTATACTTGTC from Clostridia bacterium includes the following:
- a CDS encoding SpoIID/LytB domain-containing protein; translated protein: MAESPAATPTTIRVGVGENLVSVELAVVEGIYELVDGLTHKIICSDLTTGRWVAAPAGSNNLRLYFQGEPQGGVISSYLLLRPQNSAGLNVFSLGQKKYRNSLLLENRQGKIQAINYLDVEEYLLGVVGAEMGVGAPLEAYKAQAIVSRTYAYYSKAFPQLNYDLGVSTQWQVFGGYDQELLNSPLVKEAIEQTKGLVIRYDGSLIQAFFHSNSGGYTEACENVWLESLPYLQPVATPEDSVALQSDLAGSWAAETYLWEKTFTRQSLKEQLDKWNRTNPRDVIQVGEIKGITVQRWALDPLKREFLARETASGRVTQLNFVGTRGTKSFYRDQIRSVLGLRSTLFEIICDSSVKIWNAFGQLDEINDVSNLVAITADGYQAKLNGNQKDYYIWGAKGLQVVPKEFFSITFRGKGYGHGLGMSQWGAWGMALRGASCEEIIEHFYNQNKNDGHLSIEPIF
- the queA gene encoding tRNA preQ1(34) S-adenosylmethionine ribosyltransferase-isomerase QueA codes for the protein MHISEFDYDLPSELIAQEPLGRRDASRLLVLERQTGKITQRQFADLLSYLKPGDLLVSNKTKVIPARLYGRREKTGALIEVLLLKQIKARHWEVLVRPGKKARPGTRIIFKAGLLEGKVIETTSFGGRIIEFNYEGVFLEILEYLGKPPLPPYIKKEIDSLERYQTVYAREPGSAAAPTAGLHFTLPLLQAIREQGIEWQEILLHVGLDTFRPVKETLIEKHRMHSEYFAISEAAAVKINQALQEKRRIIAVGTTTVRTLESAFQIGEIKAGEGWTNLFIYPGYEFKVISGLITNFHLPKSTLLMMVCAFAGRENVLRAYREAIKNRYRFFSFGDAMLII
- the tgt gene encoding tRNA guanosine(34) transglycosylase Tgt, with product MFSFEVIKESKKTKGRLGKIITGHGEIKTPVFMPVGTQATVKSMTPEELKAIGAEIILSNTYHLYLRPGHQLIEQAGGLHRFMNWPRPILTDSGGFQVFSLSKLRKISENGVEFRSHLDGSKHFFTPEKVMEIEMALGADIIMTFDECVAYPQDYDYVKESTLRTSRWAERCLKAHHKKEQALFGIVQGGIFEDLRKISVQDLAAMDFPGYGIGGLSIGEPKELMYTILEKTTELLPVDKPRYLMGVGTPEDLIEGVIRGVDMFDCVLPTRIARNGTVFTQKGKVVVRNARYKKDFTPLDPHCNCYTCQHYTRAYLRHLFNVNEILGLRLTTIHNLAFLFQLMSKIRQALSDDSLEELRKEIWGYYCEKEGK